Proteins encoded together in one Microplitis mediator isolate UGA2020A chromosome 7, iyMicMedi2.1, whole genome shotgun sequence window:
- the LOC130671410 gene encoding glutamate--cysteine ligase-like yields the protein MGQLTEGKVLTWEEIKTISEHVRKHGVIQFVNLYKKCKDRRDDDFKWGDEIEYTIVKFNDEEKTAKTLLISHKLLPKLMQKELEDPASVECLWRPEMNSYQIESTPGKPYGGSLEEFNKVEPNMRSRRIEAKEVLNPGESLVTITAFPRLGCPNFSEPAAKPTPHSGATRSLFLPDESLFQGHKRWHAISYHIQLRRGGKQEINVPIYRDKNVPKPFREDLAALGDNGEGQSLAKDDHVYMDTTGLGMGCCCLQATLLGRDITQARVLYDQLTPFTAVMVALTAAAPAFRGYLADVDSRWIATRDSVDDRTRGERGLEPLKDGERLTRTGRNGSVEWYLSDEGQRYNDLPLEYDDGLLKVLMDNGVDKALAQHVAHLFTKDPITILSTQIYVDDETQTDCFENIQGSIWRSMRFKPPPANSDIGWRVEFRPMDIQITDFENAAAVCFIILLAKIIVHFNLNTLIPLSKVEENTMRAQKRDAVNKEKLWFRKDIMSHATDQPIDQEYGEFSLNEIINGKQGHFIGIIPLINSYIDSCNVDTETRSTIQRFLNLFSGRASGKLLTDAAWMRKQIINHPDYKQDAVVSERINYDLLKSIDLIAHGHQPCPDLFGSHLLPKIP from the exons ATGGGCCAACTTACTGAAGGTAAAGTCCTCACATGGGAGGAGATAAAAACTATTTCGGAGCATGTACGCAAGCACGGTGTTATTCAGTTCGTTAATTTGTACAAGAAGTGCAAGGACAGGCGAGATGACGATTTCAAATGGGGCGACGAG ATTGAGTACACGATTGTCAAGTTCAACGATGAGGAAAAAACGGCCAAGACTTTGTTGATTTCCCACAAATTATTGCCAAAGCTGATGCAGAAGGAGCTTGAAGATCCTGC GTCAGTAGAATGTCTGTGGAGGCCAGAGATGAATTCTTATCAGATTGAATCGACGCCGGGAAAACCTTACGGCGGATCATTGGAGGAATTTAATAAAGTGGAGCCGAATATGCGGAGCCGGAGAATTGAAGCGAAGGAAGTTTTGAATCCTGGTGAAAGTCTTGTAACAATCACTGCGTTTCCAAG acTGGGCTGTCCTAATTTTAGTGAACCTGCTGCTAAACCGACTCCTCACAGTGGAGCGACTAGAAGTTTATTTCTTCCGGATGAAAGCCTTTTTCAAGGTCACAAAAGATGGCATGCGATATCATATCATATACAACTACGTCGCGGGGGAAAACAGGAAATTAACGTACCCA ttTACAGAGATAAAAATGTACCGAAACCATTCAGAGAAGATTTAGCGGCTTTAGGCGACAATGGAGAAGGTCAGAGTCTAGCGAAAGACGATCATGTGTACATGGACACTACTGGGCTTGGCATGGGCTGTTGTTGTTTGCAAGCGACGTTACTAGGCCGTGATATCACACAAGCACGGGTGTTGTATGATCAACTTACTCCATTTACTGCGGTTATG GTCGCTTTGACGGCAGCGGCACCTGCGTTCCGTGGCTATCTTGCGGATGTTGATAGTAGATGGATTGCTACTAGAGACTCGGTAGATGACAGAACAAGAGGAGAAAGAGGTCTTGAGCCTCTGAAAGACGGCGAGAGGTTAACGAGAACTGGGAGGAACGGATCAGTTGAGTGGTATCTCAGCGACGAGGGTCAGAGATACAACGATCTCCCGCTGGAGTATGATGATGGATTGTTGAAAGTACTGATGGATAATGGAGTTGACAAAGCTCTCGCGCAACATGTTGCTCATCTTTTTACAAAAGATCCCATAACAATCTTGTCGACCCAGATATATGTAGACGATGAAACACAAACAGattgttttgaaaatattcaagGGTCAATATGGAGATCGATGAGATTCAAACCGCCACCGGCTAATTCGGATATCGGCTGGCGAGTTGAGTTCCGTCCGATGGATATTCAAATTACAGACTTTGAGAATGCCGCGGCAGTCTGTTTTATCATTTTACTGGCAAAGATTATCGTCCACTTCAATTTGAATACTTTAATACCACTGAGTAAAGTTGAAGAAAATACGATGAGAGCACAGAAACGTGACGCCGTAAATAAGGAAAAATTGTGGTTCCGCAAAGACATCATGTCCCATGCGACAGACCAACCGATTGATCAAGAGTACGGGGAATTCTCactaaatgaaataataaatggaaAGCAAGGCCACTTTATCGGTATCATACCCCTGATAAATTCTTACATTGACAGCTGTAATGTTGACACCGAAACTCGCAGTACAATCCAACGATTTTTGAATCTCTTTAGCGGACGTGCCTCCGGTAAACTTTTAACCGACGCCGCTTGGATGCGAAAACAAATAATCAATCACCCGGACTACAAACAAGACGCAGTAGTTTCCGAGCGTATCAATTACGATCTGCTGAAGTCAATCGACCTAATCGCTCATGGTCATCAACCATGTCCAGATTTATTTGGCTCTCACTTACTCCCGAAAATACCCTAA
- the LOC130671425 gene encoding protein Mpv17-like, with the protein MSGFFKLYKQFLNKYPLGLQAIQAGALMAAGDQLAQNLVEKRNFNELDFVRTAKFYAIGFFIGGPATRTWYGVLDKYIGSKGKVVALKKVACDQVLFAPAFIVVLLTSIGLMQGKDIGGIKTKLSNEYKDILINNYKLWPMVQLVNFTFVPLQYQVLFVQSVAVFWNTYVSFRTNRDALKPKATV; encoded by the exons atgagtgggttttttaaattatacaaacaatttttgaataaatatccACTGGGATTACAAGCTATCCAGGCTG gagcATTGATGGCTGCTGGTGATCAATTAGCAcaaaatttagttgaaaaacGCAACTTCAATGAGTTAGATTTTGTGCGAACTGCGAAATTTTATGCAATTGGTTTTTTTATCGGT GGTCCAGCAACAAGAACTTGGTATGGAGTTCTCGATAAATATATCGGATCAAAGGGAAAAGTTGTCGCGTTAAAAAAAGTCGCTTGTGATCAAGTATTATTTGCGCCGGCATTTATTGTCGTTTTGCTTACTTCTATAGGACTTATGCAGGGAAAAGATATTGGAGGAATTAAAACCAAATTGTCTAATGAGTACAAAGATattcttattaataattataag ttatggCCGATGGTACAGCTGGTGAACTTCACGTTTGTTCCACTGCAGTATCAAGTATTGTTTGTTCAATCAGTCGCTGTCTTCTGGAATACTTACGTATCCTTTAGAACCAATAGAGATGCGTTGAAACCAAAGGCGACAGTGTAG
- the LOC130671426 gene encoding protein Mpv17-like, with product MSRFFKIYQNLLVKYPMGMQALQAGTLMGVGDQIAQNLVEKRKFNELDFLRTAQFYSIGLFIAGPSVRGWYGILDKYFGSKGSVVALKKVACDQFLFAPPFIAVLLATIGFMQGNNAEGVQKKLSNEYKDILINNYKIWPLVQLINFGLVPLNYQVLVNQIVAIFWNTYISFRTNRDSVKNQ from the exons atgagtagattttttaaaatttaccaaaATTTGTTAGTTAAATACCCGATGGGTATGCAGGCGTTGCAAGctg gTACATTAATGGGTGTTGGTGATCAAATAGCACAAAATTTAGTCGAGAAACGTAAATTTAATGAACTTGATTTTTTACGTACTGcgcaattttattcaattggTCTTTTTATTGCC gGGCCATCTGTAAGAGGCTGGTATGGAATTCTTGATAAATACTTTGGATCTAAAGGAAGTGTCgtcgctttaaaaaaagtcgcttgtgatcaatttttatttgcgcCCCCGTTCATCGCCGTTTTGTTGGCAACCATCGGTTTCATGCAGGGCAATAACGCCGAGGGGGTTCAGAAAAAATTGTCTAATGAGTACAAAgatattcttataaataattacaag atttGGCCCCTggttcaattaattaacttcgGTCTCGTGCCATTGAACTATCAGGTACTCGTCAATCAGATCGTTGCTATATTTTGGAATACTTATATTTCATTTAGAACCAACAGAGATTCAGTTAAAAATCagtga
- the LOC130671424 gene encoding cilia- and flagella-associated protein 20 — protein MFKNTFQSGFLSILYSIGSKPLQIWDKKVRNGHIKRITDNDIQSLVLEILGSNVSTTYITCPADPRKTLGIKLPFLVMIIKNLKKYFTFEVQVIDDKNVRRRFRASNYQSTTRVKPFICTMPMRLDDGWNQIQFNLADFTRRAYGTNYVETLRVQIHANCRIRRVYFSDRLYSEDELPAEFKLFLPIQNKAKC, from the exons atgttcaaaaatacatttcaAAGTGGGttcttatcaattttatattCGATTGGAAGTAAACCTCTACAAATATGGGACAAAAAAGTACGTAATGGCCACATAAAACGTATTACCGACAACGATATTCAGAGTTTAGTACTTGAAATTCTTGGTAGTAACGTAAGTACTACGTACATAACATGTCCAGCTGACCCAAGAAAAACTCTGGGAATAAAACTGCCGTTTTTAGTCATGAtcattaagaatttaaaaaaatatttcacattCGAAGTTCAA GTAATTGATGACAAAAATGTTCGCAGAAGATTTCGTGCGAGCAATTATCAGTCGACGACTCGCGTGAAACCTTTTATTTGCACGATGCCAATGAGACTTGACGATGGATGGAATCAAATCCAATTCAATCTTGCAGACTTTACCCGCCGTGCTTACGGGACAAATTATGTTGAAACATTACGTGTACAAATCCACGCTAATTGTCGTATACGTCGTGTTTATTTTTCCGACAGACTGTATTCCGAAGACGAATTACCCgcagaatttaaattatttttgccaATACAAAATAAAGCCAAATGTTAA
- the LOC130671430 gene encoding cilia- and flagella-associated protein 20-like → MSKLNYDNFEFLLCSVIENPLVQWSKFISLDGKIKRVKDNLLKNDRVIEVIGKSERSNSKDYIPTSLICPADPEASLDIKLPVLVLVLKNLKLEGKIEFQIIDECNCRRRFVLVANTAREKIQKITATTAFIPLVLADNWNKVEINLITLCKGVYSTDYKSFQRIVLHPNFRFRRVYLHDHHYQDNDDAIGELYQALTDLNSFKNKKKSIKDESSQTQPIIINSKPKIKLKKRKK, encoded by the exons atgtcaaaattaaattatgataattttgaatttttattgtgtAGTGTAATTGAAAATCCTTTGGTACAATggtcaaaatttatttcactagACGGGAAAATAAAGCGAGTAAAAGacaatttactaaaaaacgaTCGAGTAATCGAAGTAATTGGGAAAAGCGAGCGTAGTAACAGCAAAGATTACATACCGACTTCGCTGATTTGTCCAGCAGATCCCGAAGCTTCACTAGATATAAAGCTACCGGTTCTCGTGCTGGTCTTGAAAAATCTTAAGCTCGAAGGGAAAATCGAATTCCAG attatcGATGAGTGCAATTGCCGACGTCGTTTCGTCCTCGTGGCTAACACAGCACgtgaaaaaatacaaaagatAACGGCAACAACAGCATTTATTCCTTTGGTACTTGCAGATAATTGGAATaaagttgaaataaatttaattactttgtgCAAAGGCGTCTATTCTACCGATTATAAGTCATTTCAACGCATTGTATTGCATCCTAATTTCCGTTTTCGTCGTGTTTATTTACATGATCATCATTATCAGGACAATGATGACGCTATCGGTGAACTTTACCAGGCACTAActgatttaaattcatttaaaaataaaaaaaaatcaattaaagaTGAATCTTCTCAAACGCAaccaataattatcaattctAAGCCAAagattaaacttaaaaaacgtaaaaaataa
- the LOC130671417 gene encoding zinc finger and BTB domain-containing protein 49-like — MNVNACCDLNQDELQCRICAEYISDKNDRINIFDEDAKCNHLQTKIRKYLYILVSSEDRLPKIVCTMCIKRLENIHRFVTLSHRAQDKLKVQYYGRDNGDIKQINDNDDDKGDKGLLRSILNKNEDTEGLSDLSSRPIEDGSILTEEMEVKVDPMIFLQYGLDRSITPESDFNSDDDRSYTKDSLSTNEEPSKYSTQKLNEEEEQEEEEQNESLNKQFNCTLCSRGFESQINLQNHLWSHLPRAESHCDDPKSISSALNNINNNNPNNGILMPNTSENSSGSFICPICNKKISTKGNLKVHLETHRPKGKYGCDICGRIFKTQSNLYRHKEYHGGIQFPCSVCGRVYPTNSTLRAHSITHSDLRPHACPLCDKTFKRNQDLKFHINQHTGARPYQCPYCPKAFASSGNCFSHRKRMHPKEVHRDRQRAADLMR, encoded by the exons atGAATGTAAACGCATGTTGTGATTTAAATCAAGATGAATTACAGTGTAGAATATGTGCTGAATATATAAGTGATAAAAATGACaggataaatatatttgacgAAGATGCTAAATGTAATCATCTTCAAACAAAGATACGTAAATATCTCTACATATTG GTATCATCGGAAGATAGATTACCGAAAATTGTATGCACGATGTGCATTAAACGACTGGAAAATATTCATCGCTTTGTTACTCTGTCACATCGTGCACAGGACAAACTTAAAGTACAGTATTATGGGAGAGATAATGGAGATATTAAGCAGATAAATGATAACGATGATGACAAAGGAGACAAAGGATTACTCCGGTCTATTCTTAATaag aaTGAAGATACTGAAGGATTATCAGATTTGTCGTCAAGACCAATTGAAGACGGGTCAATATTGACTGAAGAAATGGAGGTCAAAGTTGACCCGATGATTTTTCTTCAGTATGGTCTAGATCGTTCTATCACACCAGAGTCGGATTTTAATTCTGATGATGACAGAAGTTACACCAA agatAGTCTAAGTACAAATGAAGAGCCAAGTAAATATTCGACTCAAAAGTTGAATGAAGAAGAAGAACAAGAGGAAGAAGAGCAAAATGAGTCattaaacaaacaatttaattgtacgTTGTGTTCACGTGGGTTTGAAAgccaaataaatttacaaaatcatCTGTGGTCTCATTTACCGCGCGCAGAGTCTCACTGCGATGACCCAAAATCCATTTCGTCGGCgcttaataatataaataacaacaatcCAAACAATGGGATCTTGATGCCCAACACATCTGAGAATTCATCAGGTAGTTTCATCTGTCCAATTTGTAATAAGAAAATATCCACAAAAGGAAATCTAAAAGTACATTTAGAAACCCATCGGCCTAAAGGAAAATACGGCTGCGATATCTGCGGCCggat ATTCAAAACCCAGTCAAATCTTTATCGGCATAAAGAGTATCATGGTGGGATACAATTTCCGTGTAGTGTTTGCGGCAGAGTTTACCCGACAAATTCAACTCTGCGTGCTCACAGCATAACTCACTCAGATTTGCGTCCACATGCCTGTCCTCTGTGtgataaaacatttaaacgTAATCAGGACCTAAAGTTTCACATTAATCAGCATACTGGAGCACGACCTTATCAGTGCCCGTATTGCCCCAAAGCGTTCGCCAGCTCCGGTAACTGTTTTTCTCACCGGAAGCGAATGCATCCCAAGGAAGTACATCGTGATAGACAACGTGCTGCTGATCTTATGAGATaa